ACGCTCCCGCTGGGGAGGAGCCCGCTTCAGGTGACGCCGATTGGCCTCGGCGCCTGGCAGTGGGGCGACCGGTGGTTCTGGTCATACGGCAAGACCCACCAGCGGCAGGATGTCCAGCAGGCATTTGCTGCGTCGCTGACGGCGGGCGTGAACTGGGTAGACACGGCCGAGGTCTACGGCAATGGGGCTTCGGAGCGCCTGCTGGGGGAGTTCTTGCGGGATGGCGGCGGACCAGTCGTTGTTGCCACCAAGTTCATGCCCTTCCCTTGGAGGCTCCAGGGGCGCGACCTGCTGCGCTCCCTGCAGCGCAGCCTGGCCCGGATCGGCGTCGAACGGGTGGACCTGTACCAGATTCACCAGCCGCTGCCGCCGGTGGCCATCCGCGCGTGGATGCAGGCGATGGCCGAGGCTTATGCCCAGGGACTGGTGCGGGCCATCGGCGTCTCGAACTTCGACCAGCGCCAGATGCTCGCGGCGGCCGAGGCGCTTTCCCAATTCGGGCTGCCCCTCGCCTCGAACCAGGTGAAATTCAGCTTGCTGGCGCGTCAGCCCGAGAGCAGCGGACTGCTGGCGGCCTGCCGCCAGCACCAGATCACGCTGATCGCCTTCAGTCCGCTGGCCCAGGGTCTGCTGACAGGCAAGTACACCCGGGAGAAGAGGCCCCCAGGTGTGCGGCGCTGGATGGCCTCC
This sequence is a window from Anaerolineales bacterium. Protein-coding genes within it:
- a CDS encoding aldo/keto reductase, which codes for MGRSPLQVTPIGLGAWQWGDRWFWSYGKTHQRQDVQQAFAASLTAGVNWVDTAEVYGNGASERLLGEFLRDGGGPVVVATKFMPFPWRLQGRDLLRSLQRSLARIGVERVDLYQIHQPLPPVAIRAWMQAMAEAYAQGLVRAIGVSNFDQRQMLAAAEALSQFGLPLASNQVKFSLLARQPESSGLLAACRQHQITLIAFSPLAQGLLTGKYTREKRPPGVRRWMASRVPPDRLSHLVHVLREIGQAHGGRTPAQVALNWVIGKGAVAIPGAKNAAQAAENAGALGWRLTEAELAALDLAAEAGASARPGSS